One window of the Desulfomonilia bacterium genome contains the following:
- a CDS encoding 6-phosphofructokinase translates to MRIGILTGGGDVPGLNPCIKALVYRAIDEGHEVIGIRRGWFGILNYNPELSLKDNAVNALILDKQAVRTVDRSGGTFLHTSRTNPSKVKAKDLPAHLKGSIPDGDRFDMTPHALKVVEALNLDVLVPIGGDDTQSYSERLHREGVRVIAIPKTMDNDVFGTDYCIGFSTAVSRSEQLITNMRSSVGSHERIAVIELFGRNSGETSLMAAYLSSVDRALISEVPFDPDKLAKLIMEDKRSNPSNYAMLTISEGAMLMGGSIVESGEEDPYGHKKLGGIGQVTTDILKKETGQEVVYQSIGYMMRSGAPDSVDLMVGFNFANLALDLIGKQIYGRMLAIKNGVYTHIPLSMVTTGIKRVNVDEFYDIEKYRPNIKNLEGKPLFLY, encoded by the coding sequence ATGAGGATAGGTATTCTGACAGGAGGCGGTGATGTACCGGGTCTTAATCCGTGCATCAAGGCCCTGGTTTACAGAGCAATCGATGAGGGTCACGAGGTAATAGGAATAAGAAGGGGCTGGTTCGGCATATTGAATTACAATCCGGAACTGAGCCTTAAAGATAATGCCGTCAATGCACTCATTCTGGACAAACAGGCCGTAAGAACTGTGGACCGTTCAGGCGGTACGTTCCTTCACACATCGCGCACGAATCCTTCCAAGGTCAAGGCTAAAGACCTTCCTGCCCATCTGAAAGGCAGCATCCCTGATGGAGACAGGTTTGATATGACACCGCATGCCCTTAAGGTCGTTGAAGCACTTAATCTGGATGTCCTGGTTCCCATTGGCGGAGATGACACTCAAAGCTACAGCGAACGGCTTCACCGTGAAGGCGTCAGGGTGATTGCAATTCCCAAAACAATGGACAATGACGTGTTCGGAACAGATTATTGTATCGGCTTTTCAACAGCTGTCAGCCGGAGCGAACAGCTGATTACAAATATGCGCTCAAGCGTGGGCTCCCATGAAAGGATTGCTGTCATTGAACTCTTCGGAAGGAATTCAGGTGAAACATCTTTGATGGCCGCATATCTTTCCTCTGTTGACAGGGCGCTGATTTCAGAAGTTCCTTTCGATCCTGATAAACTGGCAAAATTAATCATGGAAGACAAAAGATCAAACCCGAGCAACTACGCAATGCTGACAATTTCCGAGGGTGCAATGCTTATGGGTGGCAGCATAGTTGAAAGCGGAGAGGAGGACCCTTACGGCCATAAGAAGCTTGGCGGTATAGGCCAGGTTACAACCGACATCCTGAAAAAAGAAACCGGGCAGGAAGTTGTATACCAGTCCATCGGATACATGATGAGAAGCGGCGCCCCGGACTCCGTCGACCTCATGGTGGGATTCAATTTTGCAAATCTGGCACTTGACCTGATAGGTAAACAAATCTACGGCAGAATGCTGGCCATCAAAAACGGCGTCTACACGCACATTCCGCTAAGCATGGTCACAACAGGCATCAAGAGGGTGAATGTCGATGAGTTCTATGACATCGAAAAATACAGACCGAACATAAAAAATCTTGAAGGAAAACCACTGTTCCTCTACTGA
- a CDS encoding shikimate dehydrogenase — MGNLTSINTSTRFCAVIGNPVAHSLSPAIHNAAYEHLGLDFVYVASRVEDIRNALAGVRALSNLRGLSVTIPHKIEIIKYVDEISDTDKAIGSINTVIHEGEKLIGLGTDGPGAMKALLDGGVELEGRDVLILGAGGASRAISFTLAMNAGISGITLLDINETLLRGLERDLVSGTKTPITAQLITDRTVFDAVKRADIIINCTSVGMHPNEDASLIPPEIFRKDQVVFDIVYNPLETKLIKEAKSCGLAVIPGVELFINQAALQFEHFTGVKAPVEVMRKVVLDKLRI, encoded by the coding sequence ATGGGCAATCTGACATCAATAAATACAAGTACCAGATTCTGTGCAGTAATAGGAAATCCGGTTGCTCACAGTCTGTCACCTGCCATTCACAATGCCGCCTACGAGCATCTTGGACTAGATTTCGTCTATGTCGCTTCAAGGGTGGAGGATATCAGGAACGCTCTGGCAGGTGTCAGGGCATTGAGCAATCTCAGGGGATTGAGCGTCACCATCCCTCATAAGATTGAGATCATTAAATATGTGGATGAAATCTCAGATACTGACAAAGCGATAGGCTCCATCAATACCGTCATTCATGAGGGAGAGAAGCTTATCGGGCTGGGAACTGACGGGCCGGGTGCGATGAAGGCACTTCTTGATGGCGGGGTCGAGCTTGAAGGGCGAGATGTCCTGATTCTGGGCGCAGGGGGCGCTTCCAGGGCGATTTCATTCACGCTGGCAATGAATGCCGGAATCTCGGGAATTACGCTGCTTGATATAAACGAAACTCTGCTCAGGGGACTGGAAAGAGACCTTGTCTCAGGGACAAAAACCCCTATTACTGCTCAACTTATAACGGATCGTACAGTGTTTGATGCCGTTAAAAGGGCGGATATAATTATAAACTGTACTTCGGTCGGAATGCACCCGAATGAAGATGCATCCCTTATACCTCCCGAAATATTCAGGAAAGATCAGGTCGTTTTCGACATAGTCTATAACCCGCTTGAAACAAAACTCATCAAAGAAGCAAAGTCATGCGGTCTTGCAGTCATCCCCGGGGTTGAACTTTTCATCAATCAGGCAGCCCTTCAGTTTGAACATTTCACCGGGGTCAAGGCCCCAGTTGAAGTAATGAGAAAGGTTGTTCTCGATAAGCTTAGAATATAA